One genomic segment of Gossypium arboreum isolate Shixiya-1 chromosome 3, ASM2569848v2, whole genome shotgun sequence includes these proteins:
- the LOC128290548 gene encoding uncharacterized protein LOC128290548 has translation MLWNDSIIVIFKLYASKPCAGDFDRALCLAGLVPVNKYQTLGLAGLVPVGDSGLRLAGFILILVVSFELEDRYQSHPHYRQLLANVVVDALSCKAMIELRTMFACLSLLDNGSLLVELQVKIVWIEQIKSKQLEDKSLGLRFCQVENGNTVDFGLNDEGVLYFQGRICIPKDTDLRKTLLREVHSSLYGMHPGGNKMYRDLREVKAEHQLLSRLLQPVKILMSKWKRVTMDFVSGLPLMSSKKDFLWVIVDQLTKTAHFILVRTDYSLQKLDKLYVSEVVRLHGVPVSIMSDRDPCFTSRF, from the exons atgttgtggaatgattcTATAATTGTGATATTCAAGCTTTAcgctagcaagccttgtgctggtgacttTGATCGGGCTTTGTGCTTAGCAGGCTTAGTAccggtgaataaatatcagaccttgggtctagcaggccttgtgccggtgggTGATTCAGGCTTAcgcctagcaggttttatactG attttggttgtaagtttCGAGCTCGAGGATCGTtatcaaagtcatccacactatcgtcaacttttg gccaatgtggtggtcgATGCACTAAGCTGTAAGGCTATGATTGAACTGAGAACAATGTTTGCTTGTCTTAGCTTATTGGACAATGGTAGTTTGTTAGTTGAGCTCCAAGTTAAAATAgtgtggattgagcagattaagagTAAACAGTTGGAGGATAAGTCTTTGGGTCTTCGATTCTGTCAGGTCGAAAATGGTAATACTGTGGATTTTGGGCTAAACGATGAAGGGGTACTCTATTTCCAAGGCAGAATTTGCATACctaaggatactgatttgagaaAGACTTTACTGCGGGAGGTGCATAGTAGCCTCTATGGTATGCACccaggtggaaataagatgtacagaGATCTTCGTGAG GTTAAAGCAGAACATCAGTTGCTTTCTAGGTTACTTCAGCCGGTTAAAATTCTGATGTCGAAGTGGaaaagagtaactatggactttgtaagtgggctaCCCCTAATGTCTTCTAAGAAAGATTTTTTGTGGGTTatcgtggatcaattgaccaaAACTGCCCATTTCATACTAGTTCGCACAGATTATTCGTTGCAGAAACTGGATAAGCTGTATGTATCAGAggtagtgagactgcatggggtaccagtttctatAATGTCTGACAGAGATCCTTGCTTCACGTCTCGGTTTTAG
- the LOC128290549 gene encoding uncharacterized protein LOC128290549, with product MQHRPNQSQGFNQKAPKPPQVKASNSLDNLLKVYMKKNDDLVQSQAATLKNLENQMGQLATELRKRPQRTLSSDTENPKNLSKEHIKKVALRSGKILEPRLIDAEDEPVEKEESQPAVEIPTPKESETAKTDMVNPNLVNSYTLTSYLDADLPTQKSCPAQLKVPSPPYPQRLQQHKLKQEDVLSKKKRLSGYETVALKKECSAFLQNKLPPKLKDPKSFTIPYNIGESYYDFEADKEVPIILVRPFLATGRTLIDVQKEECSVMEELETLISMESNFEEDPLEKTFEFDPLEDEESEENMVLVEANLRNFIQPTRDHVKTQANLKGQYVQGCITSHDLEKLVEKVHELNQGEQKEATEPDTEESTNETETESITATEVKESDKESKNPKPVEGSKNLESRVELKEEPVKLSVEPEYTTPMLTFASTSRKSELSILMDMCKCHLLDMDRRY from the exons ATGCAGCATAGACCtaaccaatctcaagggtttaatcaaaaagctccaaaaccacctcaagtTAAGGCATCAAATAGTTTGGATAACTTGTTGAAAGTGTACATGAAAAAGAATGATGATTTGGTCCAAAGCCAAGCAGCAacactgaaaaatttggaaaaccaaatgggtcagttagctacGGAGCTTCGTAAAAGACCACAAAGAACCTTGTCGAGCGATACTGAGAATCCAAAAAACTTGAGTAAAGAACATATCAAGAAAGTGGCATTACGCAGTGGTAAAATTTTGGAACCCCGATTGATTGATGCCGAAGACGAGCCTGTTGAAAAGGAGGAAAGTCAACCAGCTGTagaaattcctacaccaaaagaATCAGAAACTGCAAAGACTGACAtggtaaatcctaacttagttAATTCATATACTTTAACATCTTATTTGGATGcagatttacctactcagaagagTTGTCCGGCCCAATtgaaagttccatcacctccatatccACAAAGATTGCAGCAACACAAGCTGAAACAagag gatgtacTATCCAAGAAGAAACGACTGAGTGGGTATGAGACTGTCGCCTTGAAAAAGGAGTGCAGTGCGTTCCTGCAGAACAAGCTGCCACCAAAATTGAAGGATCCAAAAAGCTTTACGATACCCtataacattggtgaatcttactatg attttgaagcagataaggaagtGCCAATTATCCTTGTTAGACCTTTCCTAGCCACGGGAAGAAcgttaattgatgtgcagaaag AAGAGTGTTCAGTTATGGAAGAGTTGGAAACCTTGATTTCTATGGAAAgtaattttgaagaagatccattaGAGAAAACCTTTGAGTTTGACCCTTTAGAGGATGAAGAAAGTGAAGAAAACATGGTTCTGGTGGAAGCCAATCTGAGAAATTTTATTCAGCCCACACG ggacCATGTTAAAACACAAGCGAATTTGAAGGGGCAATATGTCCAAGGGTGCATTACAAGTCATGATCTTGAAAAGTTAGTAGAGAAGGTGCATGAGCTGAATCAAGGTGAGCAAAAAGAAGCAACTGAGCCAGATACTGAGGAGTCAACAAATGAAACCGAAACTGAATCAATTACAGCCACTGAAGTAAAAGAATCTGATAAGGAATCAAAAAATCCTAAACCAGTTGAAGGATCTAAAAACCTTGAATCAAGGGTTGAGTTAAAAGAAGAaccagtcaagctaagtgttgaacctgagTATACAACTCCCATGCTAACTTTTGCAAGTACTTCAAGGAAATCAGAGTTGTCAAtattgatggatatgtgcaa ATGCCATCTTTTAGACATGGACAGAAGATACTGA